A stretch of the Streptococcus himalayensis genome encodes the following:
- a CDS encoding ABC transporter permease, translating into MSFVTMLGLLVSSMLIYAAPLIFTSIGGAYSEHAGVVNVGLEGIMVMGAFSGVIFNLTFYETFGSLTPWLSLFVGGVIGMIFSLIHAVATVHFRADHVVSGTVLNLMAPALAIFLVKAFYGKGQTDNIQVSFGKFNFPILSDIPIIGDVFFKNTSLMGYVAVAFAFLAWFIMFKTKFGLRLRSVGEHPQAADTLGINVYLMKYYGVMISGFLGGVGGAIYAQSISVNFAATTIIGPGFISLAAMIFGKWNPIGAMLSSLFFGLSQSLAVIGSQLPFLSHVPAVYLQIAPYVLTIIVLAAFFGKAVAPKADGINYIKSK; encoded by the coding sequence ATGAGTTTTGTGACAATGTTAGGTTTGTTGGTTTCCTCCATGCTAATTTATGCAGCACCACTGATTTTTACCAGTATTGGAGGAGCCTATTCTGAACACGCTGGTGTCGTGAATGTCGGTTTGGAAGGGATTATGGTTATGGGAGCCTTTTCAGGGGTTATCTTTAATCTAACCTTTTATGAGACTTTTGGTAGCTTGACTCCGTGGCTTTCTTTATTTGTAGGTGGTGTGATTGGGATGATTTTTTCCCTAATTCATGCAGTTGCTACGGTTCATTTTCGTGCGGACCATGTGGTAAGCGGTACTGTGTTAAACTTGATGGCGCCAGCTCTTGCAATCTTTTTGGTAAAAGCCTTTTACGGAAAAGGTCAAACAGATAATATTCAAGTTTCCTTTGGTAAATTTAATTTTCCAATTTTGTCAGATATTCCTATTATCGGTGATGTGTTCTTTAAAAATACTAGTTTGATGGGGTATGTGGCTGTCGCATTTGCTTTTCTTGCTTGGTTTATCATGTTTAAGACCAAGTTTGGCTTGCGATTGCGTTCGGTCGGTGAACACCCACAAGCCGCAGACACACTTGGAATTAACGTTTACTTGATGAAATATTACGGTGTGATGATTTCAGGATTCCTAGGAGGTGTGGGAGGTGCGATTTATGCCCAATCTATCTCTGTTAACTTTGCAGCAACGACGATTATCGGGCCAGGATTCATCTCTCTTGCTGCTATGATTTTCGGAAAATGGAATCCAATCGGAGCTATGCTCTCTAGCCTTTTCTTTGGTCTATCTCAAAGTTTAGCCGTTATCGGCAGTCAGTTGCCATTCTTGTCACACGTTCCAGCAGTTTATCTACAAATTGCACCATACGTTTTGACCATTATTGTCCTTGCAGCCTTCTTTGGAAAAGCTGTGGCACCAAAGGCAGACGGAATCAACTATATCAAATCAAAATAA